One genomic window of Halobellus limi includes the following:
- a CDS encoding CopD family protein, translated as MASALHLLVRLVHVLGMAVLLGGAVVGWRTLRAEDRDPRPALRRYEWWFWGSIGVLIATGVGNLGALGPPRPATRWGSILTIKLLVVGGVVVLSAVRSLAVGRLDDSEAIRSTTRDRLRVLYAATGWGLGATVALAEVLAHG; from the coding sequence ATGGCGAGTGCCCTCCACCTCCTCGTCCGACTCGTTCACGTCCTCGGGATGGCCGTCCTCCTCGGCGGAGCCGTCGTCGGCTGGCGGACGCTTCGGGCAGAAGACCGCGACCCGCGTCCGGCGTTGCGTCGGTACGAGTGGTGGTTCTGGGGTTCGATCGGCGTGCTGATCGCCACCGGCGTCGGCAACCTCGGGGCGCTCGGTCCGCCGAGGCCCGCGACCCGCTGGGGGTCGATCCTGACGATCAAGCTGCTCGTCGTGGGCGGGGTCGTGGTCCTCTCGGCGGTTCGCTCGCTCGCCGTCGGTCGGCTCGACGATTCTGAAGCGATCCGGTCAACCACCCGCGACCGTCTCCGCGTCCTGTACGCCGCGACCGGCTGGGGACTCGGCGCGACCGTCGCGCTCGCGGAGGTGCTCGCCCATGGGTGA
- a CDS encoding plastocyanin/azurin family copper-binding protein, with the protein MTDGNAEMSRRAFLTTAAGTAAVAGAAGTAVGQEGGGTATVTVGPGGDLVFEPGTSEPLQVTPGTTVEFVWDSDNHNIVVDSQPEGANWEGHETIENTGFTYEYTFETLGTYEYYCEPHLTAGMEATIEVVEEIETPEPSNVPSVPDSAKTLGVATTFAMVATLGLAFFFLKYGGDYELEDEE; encoded by the coding sequence ATGACTGACGGCAACGCGGAGATGTCCCGTCGCGCCTTCCTCACGACGGCCGCCGGTACCGCCGCGGTCGCGGGTGCCGCCGGGACCGCTGTGGGACAGGAGGGCGGTGGCACGGCGACGGTCACGGTCGGACCGGGCGGCGACCTGGTCTTCGAACCCGGAACGAGCGAACCGCTACAGGTCACGCCCGGGACGACCGTGGAGTTCGTCTGGGACTCCGACAACCACAACATCGTCGTCGACAGCCAGCCCGAGGGCGCGAACTGGGAGGGCCACGAGACGATCGAGAACACCGGCTTCACCTACGAGTACACCTTCGAGACGCTCGGCACCTACGAGTACTACTGCGAGCCCCACCTCACGGCCGGGATGGAGGCGACGATCGAGGTCGTCGAGGAGATCGAGACGCCGGAGCCCTCGAACGTCCCGTCGGTCCCCGACTCCGCGAAGACGCTGGGCGTCGCGACGACGTTCGCGATGGTCGCCACGCTCGGTCTGGCCTTCTTCTTCCTGAAGTACGGCGGCGACTACGAACTCGAAGACGAGGAGTAG
- a CDS encoding MTH865 family protein — MADVEAELREQFTEAFSGADFPVGSQMDLVPTLPDGPGTKFEAGDVTLTAMEMAAKLGSHQDFPYDDVESLVDDVIEGLKAEGMI; from the coding sequence ATGGCAGACGTAGAGGCGGAACTCCGAGAGCAGTTCACCGAGGCGTTCAGTGGCGCAGACTTCCCCGTAGGCAGCCAGATGGACCTGGTGCCGACGCTCCCGGACGGCCCGGGCACGAAGTTCGAGGCGGGCGACGTGACGCTCACCGCGATGGAGATGGCCGCGAAACTCGGCTCTCACCAGGACTTCCCCTACGACGACGTCGAGTCCCTCGTCGACGACGTCATCGAGGGGCTCAAGGCCGAAGGGATGATCTGA